Within Bradymonas sediminis, the genomic segment TATTTGGCGAGAAGATCGTTTTGCGACTGCTCGACAAGTCCAACCTCGAGCTGGACATGACCAAGCTCGGCTTCGAGAAACAACCGCTCGAGTGGTTCCTGGAGGCCATCCACCAACCCTACGGCATGTGCCTGGTCACCGGCCCCACCGGTTCGGGTAAGACCACCACGCTGTATTCGGCCCTCAGCGAGCTCAACAAATCCAGCGAGAATATCTCGACCGCCGAAGACCCCGTCGAGTTCAACCTGCAAGGCGTTAACCAATGCCAGATGCAGGAGTCCATCGGCCTGAACTTCGCCGCCGCCCTGCGCTCCTTCTTGCGCCAGGACCCCGACATCGTCATGGTCGGCGAGATTCGCGACTTCGAAACCGCCGAGATCTCGATCAAGGCAGCGCTCACCGGCCATATGGTCCTGAGCACCCTGCATACAAACGACGCGCCGAGCACCATCAACCGCCTGCTCAATATGGGCATCGAGCCGTTCCTGGTGACCTCGGCGGTCAACGTTATCGTCGCCCAGCGACTCGCGCGCCGTATCTGTCAGGACTGCAAAGAGGTCCACGAATACCCGCGCCAGACGCTGCTCGACATGCAGGTCCCCGAGGCCATGCTCGACCGGCCGCTCTACAAGGGCCGCGGCTGCGCGACCTGCGGCGAGAGCGGCTATAAGGGCCGCGTCGCTCTCTACGAGGTCTTGCGCTGTACCGATGAGCTCAAAGACTATATCTTGCAGGGCTACTCCACCGCCGAGCTCAAGGCCGAGGCCATCCGCATGGGCATGAACTCACTACGCATGGCCGGCATCAACAAGATGCTCGAGGGTGTGACCACCCCCGAAGAGGTCGTGCGAAACACCGCTCCCGATGGCTGATCCGACTTATTATGACGCCGATTCACCCGCGATGAGCATCCCTTTATTCCGACGGTATTGAACGATGGCAAACCTACATCAATTGCTCAAAATCATGGTCGACAAGGGCGCGAGTGACCTCCACATCACCGTCGGCTCCCCGCCCCAGCTGCGCATCGACGGCACCCTCGTGCCGCTTAAGACCACGCGCCTGTCGCCCCAGGAGACCCGTCAGCTCTGCTATAGCGTGCTGACCGACTCCCAAAAGCAAGCGTTCGAGACCGACAACGAGCTCGACCTCTCCTTTGGCGTCAAGGGGCTAAGCCGCTTTCGTGGCAACGTGTTTATGCAGCGCGGGGCGGTCGCCGGCGTCTTCCGTACGATCCCCTTCGAGATCCTCGGCATCGACCAGCTCGGCCTGCCCAATATCGTCGGGCAATTGGCCGAGAAGCCCCGCGGACTCGTGCTCGTCACCGGCCCCACCGGCTCGGGTAAATCGACCACCCTCGCCTCGATGATCAACAAGATCAACGAGGAGAAGCGCCTGCATATCCTGACCGTTGAAGACCCGATCGAGTATCTGCACCCGCATAAAAACTGCATCGTCAATCAGCGCGAAATTGGCGCCGACACCAGCGGCTTTAAGGTCGCGCTGCGCTACGTGCTGCGCCAGGACCCCGACGTCGTCCTCATCGGCGAGATGCGCGACCTCGAGACCATCGAGGCCGCCCTGTCGATCAGTGAGACCGGTCACCTGGCTTTCGCCACGCTGCACACCAACGGCTGCGTGCAGACCATCAACCGCATCATCGACGTCTTCCCGCCCTACCAGCAGGCGCAGGTGCGCGCGCAGCTCTCCTTTGTGCTCGAGGGCGTGATCAGCCAACAGCTGATTCCGCACGCCTCCGGCAAAGGCCGCGCCGTCGCGGTCGAGGTCATGATCCCGACCCCGGCCATCCGAAACCTCATCCGCGAAGACAAGGTCCACCAGATCTACAGCGCCATGCAGGTCGGCCAGGCCCGCAACGCCATGCAGACCATGAACCAATCGCTCTATAGCCTGCTGCAGCGCGGCGAGGTCACCCTGAACGACGCGCTCGCGCGCAGCTCCGACCCCGACGAGCTGCGCACCATGATCGAGCAGGGCGGCGGCGCGCGAAAACGCGGCACGAAGACCGACTCCGCGGGCGGGCGTAATCGAAAAATTCGCTACACCTAAATAGCCTAGAGCCAGGCGTTCTTAAGATATCAACCTTATTAACGCATAAGTTTTTTGACACTTCGGCCGCCTCGTGTTGAACTAGGCCGTGTTTGGAAGCTCCGGACCCAAAGAGCGCGATTTAACGCAAGCGACTATCAGGAATCAGCAATGCCAGTTTTTGCCTGGACAGGAACCACAGCATCCGGAGAAACCCGTTCCGGAGAAATGAAGGCGACCTCGCCTCAAGAGGTCCGAGACCGCCTTCAACGCCAGGACATCAGCCCCGGAAAGGTCCGAAAAAAGCGCGATCCCTCTGCCTTTAAATTCGGCGGCGGCGTTCCGCTCAAAACCCTGGTCGTCTTCACCCGGCAATTCGCGACGATGATCGACGCGGGTCTGCCCCTGGTTCAATGCCTCGAACTCCTCGGCGGCGCGGAGCCGCACGCCGGTTTCAAAAAGATCCTTACCCAGGTCCGCGCTGATATCGAATCGGGTTCGACCCTGGCCGACGCCATGGCCAAACACCCCGGCGCCTTCGACAACCTCTACGTCAACCTGATCGCCGCCGGTGAAGCCGCCGGTATCCTCGACACGATCATGAATCGCCTGGCGACTCAGATCGAGAAGACGGCGCAATTGCGCCGCAAAATCCGCTCTGCTTTCTCCTACCCGACCATCGTTATGGTCATCGCAGTGCTGGTCGTCTTCGTGCTGCTCTATAAAGTTATCCCGACCTTCGAATCGATGTTCGCCGAGATGGGCGGCGGCGAATTGCCCGCCCCCACCCAGGTTGTCATCGATATCTCCGAGTTTACCCAGGACAACTTCTTCATCCTCGTCGGCGGCATGATCGCTTTTGTCATGCTCACCACCTGGACGATGAATTATAAGCCGACCCGCGCCGTCATCGACCGCTTTATCCTAAAAGTGCCGCTCTTCGGCCCCCTGGTGCGAAAAACCGCCGTCGCCCGCTTCACGCGCACCCTCGGGACGATGGTGTCCTCGGGTGTGCCGATCGTCGACGCGCTCGAGATCGTCGCCAATACCGCCGGCAATATGACCGTCCAAAAGGCGATTTTATACACCCGTGAGCGCATCAGCGAGGGCCAAAATATGGTCGACCCGCTGATGGAGACCGGCGTCTTCCCGCCCATGGTCGTCCAGATGATCGGCGTCGGTGAGTCCACCGGTGCCCTCGACGTCATGCTCACAAAGATCGCCGACTTCTACGAAGAAGAGGTCGACGTCGCCGTCGATAACCTCACCTCGATGCTTGAGCCGTTAATGATGGTCTTCCTGGGTATCATCGTCGGTGGCATGCTCATCGCGATGTACCTGCCGATCTTCACCATGGCCGGCAATATCAAGGGTTAATCCAACGCTCCCATGAGCCCTTCATCCCGGGAACTCCCCGAAATATCGTTGCGCGAGCGACTCGGCGTGCTCCTCGCATTCCGCGTCGCCATCGTCACGATTCTGCTGGGCGGCGCGGTCGTCACCAACGCCTCCGCGCTCTCCAGCCTCGCAGACCCCGAAAACCTCACATTTTTATCGCTGATCGTAGGCACTTATCTGCTCACGATCGTCTACGCCGTGGGGTTGCGCTTTGTGCGAAACCTCAAAGTATTGGCGGTCCTGCAAATCGCCGGAGACATGCTGCTCACCGCGATTCTGGTGATCGCCACCGGCGGGCTCGATAGCCTCTTCGTCTTCCTCTTCTATATCACCATCATCAACGCAGCCGGCGTCGCCGGGCGCCGCACCGCCCTGCTCGCCGCCACCGCGACCGCCGTCGTCTTCATCTATTTGGCCCTCGGCGCCACCCAGATCCTGGTGTTCCCTGATATCGAGGTCATGCGTACCCAACGCACAACCGGCGCGCTGCTCTACGAAATAAGCCTCCATATTTCAGCCGCTTACCTCGTCGCCATCCTCGCCGGCTACCTGGCCAATCGCCTCGGCGAGGTCACCGGAGAATTGGAGCGCCAGCATTCAAATGTGGTGGAATTGCGCGCGCTTAACGCCAATATCCTCGAGAGCCTCAACAGCGGCCTGCTCACCATCAACACCGACGATCGCATCATCTTTTTTAACCGCGCCGCCGAAGATATCACCGGCCACACGGCCTCCGAAGCCTACGGCAACCCGCTCGCCAAAGTCTTCCCTGAGCTGGCCGATAGGCTCGGCGAGAACCCCGATATGCCGCGTCTCGAGAGCAACTATACACGCCCGGGTGGCGACGAAATTTGCCTGGGTTTTTCGGTTTCGCCGCTGCTCAATTCCCAGCATCAAAACGCCGGGCGTATCGTTATTTTCCAAGACCTTAGCGAGGTCAAAAAGCTCGAACTCGAGAATAAACGCGCCGAGCGCCTGGCCGCCATCGGCCAACTCGCGGCCTCCATCGCTCACGAGATTCGCAACCCCCTGGCCTCGATCAGCGGCTCGGTCGAGATGCTCGAATCGATGGCCGACCTCGACGAAGACGACGCCATGCTCATGCGCATCATCGTGCGCGAGGTCGACCGCCTAAACCACCTCATCACCGACTTCCTCGACTTCAGCCGCCCTCGCCCGCTCAATATCGTCGACACCGATCTCATCAAGATGACCGGCGAGGTTATCGGCCTCTTTCAGAACAAGAAATCCGACGCCCATTTGCAGGTCGATCTGGAGTTCCCCGACGACCTCGACGCCGCCCCGGCCCCGGTCGACCGTGAAGCGCTGCGCCAGATCCTGTGGAACCTGCTCAACAACGCCCGCGAGGCGATGCCCGACGCCGACGGCGCCGGCCGTATCCGCGTCTCCATCGCGCGAACCGACGCCCAAACCCAATGGCGCATCAGCGTCGAAGATAACGGCCCCGGCATCCCCGCCCCCCAGCTCGAGCGCATCTTCGAGCCCTTCTTCACCACCAAGGAGACCGGCACCGGCCTGGGCCTGGCGACCATTCACCGGCTCATAAAACAGCACGACGGCCGCATCCACGCCGCTCAATCCGACGACTTAGGCGGCGCCCGCTTCGATATCGAATTTCCGGTAGCAACTTCACTAAGTTCTCCGGAGCCAGACCTTCAAGGTCTGGCAGACAAATCCGACAACACCAATTTCGAGCGTTCAGCAGACTTGTTTTGACCTCGAAGCCAGACCTTCTAGGTCTGGAAAAACAGGGCTTTTACTGCCAGGTCAAGATGACCTGGCTCCCATTTGTGATACCCACTGAACGCTTGCAACCGATCTCGGATGACTATCCCGGCTCTGCTCTCAAACAGCCGACCCAAAAGATATTAGCTCAGCGCCATATTTCGGACCCGACCGGCAACCGCTGACCGATTGCCCAACCACAACCATTTGCGCTATGTTCTGCCCATGAATGAGCCATCTTCCCCCATCGAAAATCAGCCGCCCATCCTCATCATCGACGATGAGCAGAGCATGCGACAATTCCTGTCGATCATGCTCAAAAAACAGGACCTCGCGCATACCACCGCAGCCTCCGGCGAAGAGGCCCTGAGCCGCCTGGACGCCGGCGAGCGATTCAGCGTGGTCTTGACCGACTTGCAGATGGCGGAGGTCGGCGGCATCGAAGTGTTGCGCGCGATCAAAGAGACCGACCCGGCCTGCCAGGTCGTCGTCATGACCGCCTTCGCCTCGCCCGAGACCGCCGTCTCGGCGATTCGCGCCGGCGCCTACGATTATATCACCAAGCCCTTCAAGCTCGAGCAGGTTCAGGTGGTCGTGCGGCGCGCCCTCGAAAAATTCGAGCTCTTGCGCGAGAACCTCTACCTCAAAGAAAGCCTCGACCGCTCGCAGGGGTTCGCCGAGATGCTCGGGCAGTCCAAGCCGATGCAGCACGTCTTCGAGATGATCGCGCGCGTCGCCGACGCCCCCGCGACCATTCTTATCAGCGGCGAGTCCGGCACGGGCAAGGAGTTGGTCGCGCGCGCGATTCACCAAAAGGGCGCCCGCGCCAAGCAACCGTTTTTGCCGATCAACTGCGGCGCTATCCCCGAGAACCTCATCGAAAGCGAGCTCTTCGGCCACAAAAAAGGCGCCTTCACCGGCGCCACCCAGGATAAAAAAGGACTCTTCGAGGCCGCGGCCGGCGGCACGGTATTTCTCGATGAGATCGGCGAGCTCGGCCAACCGATGCAGGTGAAGTTGCTGCGCGTTTTGCAGGAGCGAAAGGTGCGCCCCGTCGGCGCCGCCCAGGAGCTCACCGTCGACTGCCGCATCCTCGCCGCGACCAACCGCGACCTGCGCGAAGAGGTCGCAGAGGGGCGCTTTCGCGAAGACCTATACTACCGCCTGAGCGTCATCCCGATCGAGGTGCCGCCGCTGCGCGAGCGCGGCTCCGACCTCAAGCTCCTCATCGAGCATTTCGTCAACGAGCTCGCGGCCAAGCGCCCCGCCAACTTCGGCGGCGTCGACATCATGGGCATCGACTCCAGCACGATGCGCATCCTGCTCAATTACGATTACCCCGGGAACGTGCGCGAGCTGCAGAATATCATCGAGCGCGCCGTCACGCTGACCCGCGGCGATATGATCTTCCCGGACGTGCTGCCCCCGCACCTGCAGGAGCAGAGCTTCGCGCGCGCCGCCCACGATCTGGAGATCCCCGCCGACGGCCTCGACCTCGAAGCAATGGTCGCCCAGCTCGAGCGCGAGCTCATCACCAAAGCGCTGGAGCGCACCGACGGCGCCAAAACCCGCGCCGCCGAACTCCTGGGCATCACGTTTCGCAGCCTGCGCTACCGTCTGAAAAAATATGGGATGGATGATTCGGAGTGAGTCCGTGCGAACCCGCAGCACTGGCGCGATTATTGCTCCAACGCTACAATGACCACGCAAAGCTATTATCTACCAATATCATTCACTCACCCGCGCCGCCCCAGGAAAGACAATGAATAGATTCAAGACCCAACGCACCAGCACCCGCGGCTTCACGCTCGTCGAGCTCATGATCGTTGTTGCCATCGTCGGCGTCCTGGCCGCCATTGGGAGCGTTGCCTATACGAAATATGTCCAATCCGCCAAAATCACACGGCTAAAACAATACGCAATGGAAGTCGCCAAGGCTCAGGAGCAATATAAATCCCAGAACTCCGGCTATTTTACCCCCACGGTTAAATATGCGGAGGGCAACGCCCAATGGGAGAATCTGCTCGGCTTCTCGAAGAAGGGCCTAACCTCAGACATCACGATTCAAACCGTCGCCGGCGACTCCACCGCGACCACTTGTGGAATCTGCGACGGCGTCGACCCCAGCTTTGGCTCCATCTGGTATGCCGTACGCGTGCGCCAAGACTTCAAAACAGGCGACGGCAAGGCCACCACGGTCATCCTTAATAATGAACTCCCCGGCCCGGTGGTCCTCAACGAAGGAATGTGACGTTTTTTGTCAGCGGTGACGCTCAGCGTCACCGCGTTGCGACGCAATCCGCAATAAGCCGACGCCTCCCTTCCTCCCCTCCCCCGGAGCCAGACCTACAAGGTCTGGCAAAAGAAATAGCAGAGCCGCAATAAAACGCTTTAGCCCCCCAATAGGACACAGCCAGCCCCGGCATCGAAGGCATAAATCACCCCCACCCCCACCAATCAACACATAAAAATAAAAAAACTTGCCAATCCCCCCAACCTGGCAACATACTTGCAAACCTTCAGAAGCGTATCGCGAAGCCGCGTACAAACTTCTGAGAACCCCAGGCGCAGCCTCCGTAGTGGACAAGCGCAAAAACCCCGAAAGGAGTCACCCATGTTGAAAAATCTTCGAAACAAGAACAAAGGTTTCACCCTCGTCGAGTTGATGATCGTTGTCGCCATCATCGGCATCCTGGCCGCCATCGCTATCCCGGCTTTCTTGAAATATATCAAGAGTTCGAAGGCTGCTGAGGCGACGGGTATCATGAAGAAGATGTCTGAGGGTGCGAAGACCTATTTCACGAGCGAGCAGAAATACGCAGCCGCCGCCGATGGTGACCAACCCTGGCATGCGTCAGTTGCAAATGACCAGACCAAAGCACCTGGTTATCCGGTTATTTGGGATAACTATGTGTTTCCTGGCGGAACAGACTATAAATTCAATACGATTCTTGGAACGGAAGCTCTCGGCACGGCCGGTAATGCGCCAACTGGTGGCTCGAAGTACCTTCCAATGGTGCCTACAACTGCAACCTTCAAAGCGGCATCAAACAAGCTTAATCTGAGCCTCGAGGATCCGCTGTATTTCATGTATAACTACGCGAGTACTGACAAAGGAAATACCGCGAAGGCTGAGATCACTGCTATCGCTAACTTCAAAACTGGCGACACTGTCGCTCACACAGTATCACAGACGGTAAACGTCAACCCCGCGAGTCAAGAAGTCCGCGTTGGCCCGGCTGTCGTCAGCAATGAATTCGAATAAGCCTATTTGATTCGGAACCATTATCAGCGTAAAAAATGCCGCCTCGCAAATTTGCGAGGCGGCATTTTTTATAAAAGCACCAGCAATTGCCATTCGATAGATTAATATGGTGAATTAATTGCCATCCAAGCAAAGCGCAACCAAACCTAGATAATCCAGACGAAGCATGAAGAAGCCCAAGCAATTCCATCGAAGCAAACTTGTTCAAACAACCCTTGCCTGGACGCTGTTAATCTTATTATTGCTTAACATTCTTCTGGCCAAACTCTCACTCGAACAACGCCACCTTTTACTCGGGGGGTCACCATCCGAGCGAACTTATAGTCTTCCGTCATCCAGCGCGCTTAAGACAGGATTTCTAAACTATCACACGCTCGTAAGTGATTTTCTCTGGATCAAGTCGCTTGTCTATTCCGGTCGCAATATGACCCGAAATCAATCGTTCGAACATTTGCCGACATATATTATCTCCGCGAGCGAATTGGATCCCTATTTCTATGCCCTTTATAAATGGTATCCCGATGTCTATATCGGCGCTAAACATCCCGTCAGCGAAGAACGCATCGAGAAAACAAATCAATTCTTAGAACGCGGCATGAAATACTTCCCTCGAGACCACCGCCTTCCCGAAACCGCCGCATCCAATTATATCGGTTACAGCGCAGATGCTCCGGCGCCCCGTCGATTACGAGAATCCATCAAGGCCATCGAATATCTGCAATACGCAGCGAAATTGCCTGGCGCATCTTCAAATGTGCCATTTTTGCTCGACTATTTTTATGGACGCAAGGCCAGGCTCGAAGCAGAATTAAGCGATGGTGAAAACCCGAGCGCAGCGCCCAGCACAACGCTCAGTGAGAATGAAAAGGAAACCTATCTTCGCCTCTATCTCCTGGCGCCCGACCCACATACCCGCGCGAGACTCGCTGGATTGCTGAGTCGATATGGAATCGATGAGAATACCGCTTTTGAGCGTGCGCGCGATTATACTCAGCGTCTCCAAACCGAGCATACTCAAAGATTAAACTACCTGCCGGTCGACCTCTGGAGTACGATCGTCAATCCAAAGGAATTTGACTCCGCCACCGCGACACCCAGCCGATAACATGAACGACGAAATCCTCCTAAAAGCTCAAAACCTGCAAAAGACTTTTCGCATCGGCTTTTGGCGAAAAAAAGTCGAAGCTGTGCGCGATGTTAGCTTCGAAGTCCGTCGCGGCGAGATCTTTGGATTGGTCGGGCCAAACGGCGCGGGCAAAACGACGACGATGAAGATGCTGACCGGCCTCATCCGCCCCGACGCGGGTTCGATGAGCCTCTTCGGCGAGCCGGTCGACCACGTAAGAACACGCGCAAAGTTGGGTTATTTGCCCGAAAACCCCTATTTCTACGATCACCTCACCGCCCGCGAACTCATCACCTATTATGGCAGCCTTCACGGCCTAAAACGCAGCGTTATTCACAAACGAGCCGATGAATTGCTCGAACAGGTCGGCCTCGCACACGCCCAGAACCGCCCCCTTCGCAAATTCTCAAAAGGCATGCGCCAGCGCGCAGGCCTGGCCCAGGCGCTGATCAACGACCCTGAATTGGTGATCCTCGACGAGCCGCAGAGCGGCCTGGACCCGATGGGACGAAAAGACGTGCGCGACCTGATCTTTGACCTCAAACGTCGGGGCAAAACGGTCTTTTTCTCGAGTCATATCCTCCCCGATGTCGAAGCCGTCTGCGACCGCGTCGCGCTGATGCACCTGGGGACCGTGCGCGAAGTAGGCACGCTCCAAGAACTCACCGGAGGGCGCGCCGCAGCCGTCGAGGTTCTCATCCGCGGCCTCGACCTCACCAAGGCCAAAAGCCTCTCGGATATCGACACAGTCGACGCCCGCGGCGATCTCATCGCCCTTGAATTAGGCGAC encodes:
- a CDS encoding type II secretion system F family protein, whose amino-acid sequence is MPVFAWTGTTASGETRSGEMKATSPQEVRDRLQRQDISPGKVRKKRDPSAFKFGGGVPLKTLVVFTRQFATMIDAGLPLVQCLELLGGAEPHAGFKKILTQVRADIESGSTLADAMAKHPGAFDNLYVNLIAAGEAAGILDTIMNRLATQIEKTAQLRRKIRSAFSYPTIVMVIAVLVVFVLLYKVIPTFESMFAEMGGGELPAPTQVVIDISEFTQDNFFILVGGMIAFVMLTTWTMNYKPTRAVIDRFILKVPLFGPLVRKTAVARFTRTLGTMVSSGVPIVDALEIVANTAGNMTVQKAILYTRERISEGQNMVDPLMETGVFPPMVVQMIGVGESTGALDVMLTKIADFYEEEVDVAVDNLTSMLEPLMMVFLGIIVGGMLIAMYLPIFTMAGNIKG
- the pilB gene encoding type IV-A pilus assembly ATPase PilB, coding for MSNNSTHRLGELLLREKVISPIQLRKAQQRSQREGSRLGYELTRLGYVEEGELTSFLSRHYGVPSVNLSDIKIPENIIELIPREVCERHQCLPVNRSGSTLVIAMADPSNIYAIDDLKFMTGYNIEVVVASESSIEQSINTYYGVQSGIEYNYDEILGDLDIDDVDYVDGDDDALDINDLANASEDAPVIRLVNLILVDAIKRGASDIHVEPYEKDFRVRFRVDGVLEEVMRPPIKLKNAITSRLKIMSNLDIAERRLPQDGRIKLRMGRNREMDFRVSVLPTLFGEKIVLRLLDKSNLELDMTKLGFEKQPLEWFLEAIHQPYGMCLVTGPTGSGKTTTLYSALSELNKSSENISTAEDPVEFNLQGVNQCQMQESIGLNFAAALRSFLRQDPDIVMVGEIRDFETAEISIKAALTGHMVLSTLHTNDAPSTINRLLNMGIEPFLVTSAVNVIVAQRLARRICQDCKEVHEYPRQTLLDMQVPEAMLDRPLYKGRGCATCGESGYKGRVALYEVLRCTDELKDYILQGYSTAELKAEAIRMGMNSLRMAGINKMLEGVTTPEEVVRNTAPDG
- a CDS encoding two-component system sensor histidine kinase NtrB gives rise to the protein MSPSSRELPEISLRERLGVLLAFRVAIVTILLGGAVVTNASALSSLADPENLTFLSLIVGTYLLTIVYAVGLRFVRNLKVLAVLQIAGDMLLTAILVIATGGLDSLFVFLFYITIINAAGVAGRRTALLAATATAVVFIYLALGATQILVFPDIEVMRTQRTTGALLYEISLHISAAYLVAILAGYLANRLGEVTGELERQHSNVVELRALNANILESLNSGLLTINTDDRIIFFNRAAEDITGHTASEAYGNPLAKVFPELADRLGENPDMPRLESNYTRPGGDEICLGFSVSPLLNSQHQNAGRIVIFQDLSEVKKLELENKRAERLAAIGQLAASIAHEIRNPLASISGSVEMLESMADLDEDDAMLMRIIVREVDRLNHLITDFLDFSRPRPLNIVDTDLIKMTGEVIGLFQNKKSDAHLQVDLEFPDDLDAAPAPVDREALRQILWNLLNNAREAMPDADGAGRIRVSIARTDAQTQWRISVEDNGPGIPAPQLERIFEPFFTTKETGTGLGLATIHRLIKQHDGRIHAAQSDDLGGARFDIEFPVATSLSSPEPDLQGLADKSDNTNFERSADLF
- a CDS encoding ABC transporter ATP-binding protein encodes the protein MNDEILLKAQNLQKTFRIGFWRKKVEAVRDVSFEVRRGEIFGLVGPNGAGKTTTMKMLTGLIRPDAGSMSLFGEPVDHVRTRAKLGYLPENPYFYDHLTARELITYYGSLHGLKRSVIHKRADELLEQVGLAHAQNRPLRKFSKGMRQRAGLAQALINDPELVILDEPQSGLDPMGRKDVRDLIFDLKRRGKTVFFSSHILPDVEAVCDRVALMHLGTVREVGTLQELTGGRAAAVEVLIRGLDLTKAKSLSDIDTVDARGDLIALELGDEAALQATIAEVYRLGGAVHSVTPQKEDLEDVFLRDTRAENIS
- a CDS encoding type IV pilin protein, whose translation is MNRFKTQRTSTRGFTLVELMIVVAIVGVLAAIGSVAYTKYVQSAKITRLKQYAMEVAKAQEQYKSQNSGYFTPTVKYAEGNAQWENLLGFSKKGLTSDITIQTVAGDSTATTCGICDGVDPSFGSIWYAVRVRQDFKTGDGKATTVILNNELPGPVVLNEGM
- a CDS encoding type IV pilin protein, coding for MLKNLRNKNKGFTLVELMIVVAIIGILAAIAIPAFLKYIKSSKAAEATGIMKKMSEGAKTYFTSEQKYAAAADGDQPWHASVANDQTKAPGYPVIWDNYVFPGGTDYKFNTILGTEALGTAGNAPTGGSKYLPMVPTTATFKAASNKLNLSLEDPLYFMYNYASTDKGNTAKAEITAIANFKTGDTVAHTVSQTVNVNPASQEVRVGPAVVSNEFE
- a CDS encoding sigma-54-dependent transcriptional regulator, which codes for MNEPSSPIENQPPILIIDDEQSMRQFLSIMLKKQDLAHTTAASGEEALSRLDAGERFSVVLTDLQMAEVGGIEVLRAIKETDPACQVVVMTAFASPETAVSAIRAGAYDYITKPFKLEQVQVVVRRALEKFELLRENLYLKESLDRSQGFAEMLGQSKPMQHVFEMIARVADAPATILISGESGTGKELVARAIHQKGARAKQPFLPINCGAIPENLIESELFGHKKGAFTGATQDKKGLFEAAAGGTVFLDEIGELGQPMQVKLLRVLQERKVRPVGAAQELTVDCRILAATNRDLREEVAEGRFREDLYYRLSVIPIEVPPLRERGSDLKLLIEHFVNELAAKRPANFGGVDIMGIDSSTMRILLNYDYPGNVRELQNIIERAVTLTRGDMIFPDVLPPHLQEQSFARAAHDLEIPADGLDLEAMVAQLERELITKALERTDGAKTRAAELLGITFRSLRYRLKKYGMDDSE
- a CDS encoding type IV pilus twitching motility protein PilT; amino-acid sequence: MANLHQLLKIMVDKGASDLHITVGSPPQLRIDGTLVPLKTTRLSPQETRQLCYSVLTDSQKQAFETDNELDLSFGVKGLSRFRGNVFMQRGAVAGVFRTIPFEILGIDQLGLPNIVGQLAEKPRGLVLVTGPTGSGKSTTLASMINKINEEKRLHILTVEDPIEYLHPHKNCIVNQREIGADTSGFKVALRYVLRQDPDVVLIGEMRDLETIEAALSISETGHLAFATLHTNGCVQTINRIIDVFPPYQQAQVRAQLSFVLEGVISQQLIPHASGKGRAVAVEVMIPTPAIRNLIREDKVHQIYSAMQVGQARNAMQTMNQSLYSLLQRGEVTLNDALARSSDPDELRTMIEQGGGARKRGTKTDSAGGRNRKIRYT